One genomic window of Trichlorobacter lovleyi includes the following:
- the carB gene encoding carbamoyl-phosphate synthase large subunit has protein sequence MPKRTDIKKILIIGAGPIVIGQACEFDYSGTQACKALKEEGYEVVLLNSNPATIMTDPDFADRTYVEPVTPEILAKIIEKERPDAVLPTLGGQTALNTAVSVAEMGILDKFGVELIGAKLPAIKKAEDRTLFKQAMEKIGLSVPKSGLAHNREEVMEVIKQVGFPAIIRPSFTLGGTGGGIAYNMEEYERMAMVGIDASPTDEILVEESVIGWKEYELEVMRDTADNVVIICSIENFDPMGVHTGDSITVAPAQTLTDKEYQILRDASLKIIREIGVDTGGSNIQFGINPRDGRLVVIEMNPRVSRSSALASKATGFPIAKIAAKLAVGYTLDEIRNDITRETPACFEPTIDYVVTKIPRFTFEKFPAADATLTTQMKSVGEVMAIGRTFKESFQKALRSLEIGVCGFDSKLFDLGSETRRSLTDHEQQLLLEKLSVPNADRLWYLGDALRSGMTVDEIYKHTAFDPWFVNNMRQIIEKEEELKRLHPTAVTRDQLYEAKQYGFSDKMLAKLWKINEDQVRELRWSLKVRPVYKRVDTCAAEFVAYTPYLYSTYEEECEAEVTDRKKIIILGGGPNRIGQGIEFDYCCVHGVFALAEDGYETIMVNCNPETVSTDYDTSDRLYFEPLTQEDVLEIVAKENPVGVIVQFGGQTPLKLSVALEKAGVPIIGTSPDAIDRAEDRERFQEMLHKLNLLQPANGTARSFEEAEEVANRIGYPVVVRPSYVLGGRAMEIVYDVENLRRYMTTAVQASPEHPILVDKFLDAAIEIDVDALCDGKQVVIGGIMEHIEEAGIHSGDSACSLPPYSLSQELIAEVRRQTEVMALELNVIGLMNVQYAVKDGTIYILEVNPRASRTAPFVSKATGRPLAKIAARIMAGKTLAELGVSGDIVPDYFSVKEAVFPFVKFPGVDTILGPEMKSTGEVMGIGDSFAEAFAKSQLGANVKMPLSGNAFISVRDGDKKHVVTAAEKLYKAGFGILATGGTASFLEEKGIPVRRINKVMEGRPHIVDALKNGEVQLVINTTQGAQAVADSFSIRREALMHSVAYYTTATGANAAVDAIIALKGQELRVKPLQDYLCQEQK, from the coding sequence ATGCCTAAAAGAACAGATATCAAAAAGATCCTGATTATCGGGGCAGGGCCGATCGTGATCGGCCAGGCCTGTGAGTTCGATTATTCCGGTACTCAGGCCTGCAAGGCGCTGAAAGAGGAAGGCTACGAGGTGGTGTTGCTGAACAGCAACCCGGCCACTATCATGACCGACCCTGATTTTGCCGACCGCACCTATGTCGAGCCGGTCACCCCTGAGATCCTGGCCAAGATCATTGAAAAAGAACGTCCGGATGCCGTACTGCCCACCCTGGGGGGGCAGACCGCCCTCAACACAGCGGTCAGTGTGGCTGAGATGGGGATACTGGACAAATTCGGGGTCGAACTGATCGGCGCCAAACTGCCAGCCATCAAAAAGGCTGAAGATCGTACCCTGTTTAAACAGGCCATGGAAAAGATCGGCCTGTCGGTGCCCAAGTCCGGCCTGGCCCATAACCGTGAAGAGGTGATGGAGGTCATCAAACAGGTTGGCTTCCCGGCCATTATCCGTCCTTCCTTTACCCTCGGCGGCACTGGCGGCGGCATCGCCTACAACATGGAAGAGTACGAACGGATGGCTATGGTGGGGATTGACGCCTCACCAACCGACGAGATCCTGGTGGAGGAGTCGGTGATTGGCTGGAAGGAGTATGAGCTGGAGGTGATGCGTGACACCGCCGATAACGTAGTGATCATCTGCTCCATTGAAAACTTTGATCCGATGGGGGTCCATACCGGTGACTCCATCACCGTTGCCCCGGCCCAGACCCTGACCGACAAGGAATACCAGATCCTGCGGGATGCCTCGTTGAAGATCATCCGCGAGATCGGTGTTGATACCGGTGGTTCCAATATCCAGTTCGGTATCAATCCCCGTGATGGCCGTCTGGTGGTCATCGAGATGAACCCGCGGGTCTCCCGCTCTTCGGCCCTGGCTTCCAAGGCCACCGGTTTCCCGATCGCCAAGATCGCTGCCAAGCTGGCAGTCGGCTACACCCTGGATGAGATCCGTAACGATATTACCCGCGAGACCCCGGCCTGTTTTGAGCCGACCATCGACTACGTGGTCACCAAGATCCCGCGCTTTACCTTTGAAAAATTCCCGGCAGCTGACGCCACCCTGACCACCCAGATGAAGTCGGTGGGGGAGGTGATGGCCATTGGCCGGACCTTCAAGGAATCGTTCCAGAAGGCACTCCGCTCCCTTGAGATCGGTGTCTGCGGTTTTGATTCAAAATTGTTTGATCTTGGCAGTGAGACCCGCCGATCCCTGACTGACCATGAGCAGCAGCTGTTGCTGGAGAAACTGAGCGTTCCCAATGCAGACCGGCTCTGGTATCTGGGGGATGCCCTGCGCAGCGGTATGACCGTTGATGAGATATACAAGCACACCGCCTTTGATCCCTGGTTTGTGAATAACATGCGCCAGATCATTGAAAAGGAAGAAGAGCTGAAAAGACTGCATCCAACTGCTGTTACCCGCGACCAGCTCTATGAGGCCAAACAGTACGGCTTCTCCGACAAGATGCTGGCAAAGCTCTGGAAGATCAACGAAGACCAGGTGCGTGAGCTGCGCTGGAGCCTGAAGGTACGTCCGGTATACAAACGGGTGGACACCTGTGCCGCCGAGTTTGTGGCCTATACCCCCTATCTTTATTCAACCTATGAGGAAGAGTGCGAGGCAGAGGTAACTGACCGTAAGAAGATCATCATTCTGGGGGGCGGCCCCAACCGGATCGGCCAGGGGATCGAGTTTGACTACTGCTGTGTGCATGGGGTCTTTGCCCTGGCAGAGGATGGTTACGAGACCATCATGGTCAACTGCAACCCGGAGACGGTCTCCACCGACTACGACACCTCTGACCGTCTCTACTTTGAGCCGCTGACCCAGGAGGATGTGCTGGAGATCGTGGCCAAGGAAAATCCGGTGGGGGTGATCGTGCAGTTTGGCGGTCAGACCCCGCTCAAGTTGTCAGTGGCCCTTGAAAAGGCCGGCGTGCCGATCATCGGTACCAGCCCGGATGCCATTGACCGGGCTGAGGATCGTGAGCGCTTCCAGGAGATGCTGCACAAGCTGAACCTGCTGCAGCCTGCCAACGGTACGGCCCGTTCCTTTGAAGAGGCTGAAGAAGTGGCCAACCGGATCGGCTACCCGGTGGTGGTACGTCCCTCCTATGTACTGGGTGGTCGGGCCATGGAGATCGTCTACGATGTGGAGAACCTGCGGCGCTATATGACCACTGCGGTCCAGGCCTCGCCTGAACATCCCATCCTGGTGGATAAATTTCTGGATGCTGCCATTGAGATCGATGTTGATGCCCTTTGCGATGGCAAGCAGGTGGTGATCGGCGGGATCATGGAGCATATTGAAGAGGCTGGTATCCATTCCGGTGATTCAGCCTGTTCCCTGCCACCGTACTCATTGTCCCAGGAGCTGATTGCCGAGGTACGCCGCCAGACCGAGGTTATGGCCCTGGAACTGAATGTTATCGGTCTGATGAACGTCCAGTATGCAGTCAAGGATGGCACCATCTATATCCTTGAGGTTAACCCCCGTGCCTCCCGTACCGCTCCGTTTGTCTCCAAGGCCACCGGTCGTCCGCTGGCCAAGATCGCTGCCCGGATCATGGCGGGCAAAACCCTGGCAGAGCTGGGAGTCTCCGGTGACATTGTGCCGGATTACTTCTCTGTCAAGGAAGCGGTCTTCCCGTTTGTCAAGTTCCCCGGTGTGGATACCATCCTGGGGCCTGAAATGAAGTCCACCGGAGAGGTGATGGGGATCGGCGACAGCTTTGCCGAGGCCTTTGCCAAATCACAGCTGGGGGCCAACGTCAAGATGCCGCTTTCCGGTAACGCCTTTATCAGCGTACGGGATGGAGATAAGAAACATGTTGTCACTGCTGCTGAAAAACTGTATAAAGCCGGATTCGGCATCCTTGCAACCGGTGGTACGGCATCATTCCTTGAAGAAAAAGGTATTCCGGTGCGTCGGATCAACAAGGTCATGGAAGGCCGCCCTCATATTGTAGATGCCTTGAAAAACGGTGAGGTGCAACTGGTGATCAATACCACCCAGGGAGCCCAGGCCGTGGCTGACTCATTCTCAATCCGTCGTGAAGCCTTGATGCACAGCGTTGCCTATTACACCACTGCCACCGGAGCCAATGCCGCTGTCGATGCCATTATTGCCCTGAAAGGGCAGGAACTACGGGTTAAGCCGCTGCAGGACTATCTTTGTCAGGAGCAGAAGTAA
- a CDS encoding DMT family protein translates to MRTVALLFISNIFMTFAWYAHLRNLSNRHWFIAVLVSWGIAFFEYLVQVPANRIGYHGTFSLAQLKITQEVITLAVFVPFAILYMGVPLKLDYLWAGCCLAGAVYFIFR, encoded by the coding sequence ATGAGAACCGTTGCCCTGCTGTTTATCTCAAATATTTTCATGACCTTTGCCTGGTATGCCCACTTAAGGAATCTGAGCAACCGGCACTGGTTCATTGCAGTTCTGGTCTCGTGGGGGATCGCGTTCTTTGAATACCTGGTGCAGGTGCCGGCCAACCGGATCGGCTACCACGGCACCTTCAGCCTGGCACAGCTGAAGATTACCCAGGAAGTGATTACCCTGGCTGTGTTTGTCCCGTTTGCTATACTGTATATGGGCGTTCCGCTGAAACTTGATTACCTTTGGGCCGGCTGCTGTCTGGCCGGAGCAGTCTATTTCATATTTCGCTGA
- a CDS encoding radical SAM protein — protein sequence MQYHALYQSGELLNRIREGYRRLLSCDLCPHRCGVNRIKGEQGRCRSGLQPRIASANLHRGEEPPISGSRGSGTIFFSGCTLRCLFCQNFPISQQDNGESISTAELAKRMLGLQKRGAHNLNLVTPTHWLPQFLAALWLAVPQGFSLPIVWNSSGYETVEALQLLDGVVSVYLPDMKYADDAQAIALSGAPGYTAINRSAVTEMLRQVGQLQVDENGIAVQGLIIRHLVLPQARAGSAETLPWIAGQLGPETHIALMSQYFPAWKATCTDGINRALSHDEYDAAVAALEEAGLENGWVQELDQEREHI from the coding sequence ATGCAATACCACGCTCTTTATCAATCAGGCGAACTGCTGAATCGCATCCGTGAGGGGTACCGCAGGTTGCTGTCCTGCGATCTCTGTCCCCATCGCTGTGGCGTCAACCGGATCAAGGGTGAGCAGGGCAGGTGTCGCAGCGGGCTCCAGCCGCGGATCGCTTCAGCCAATCTGCACCGCGGGGAAGAACCGCCGATCAGCGGCAGCAGGGGCTCCGGCACAATCTTTTTTTCAGGCTGTACCCTGCGCTGTCTCTTCTGCCAGAACTTTCCGATCAGCCAGCAGGACAACGGCGAGAGCATCAGCACGGCAGAACTGGCAAAGCGGATGCTGGGACTGCAAAAACGTGGGGCTCACAACCTGAATCTGGTGACCCCCACCCATTGGCTGCCTCAGTTTCTGGCAGCGCTCTGGCTGGCTGTTCCACAGGGGTTTAGCCTGCCGATAGTCTGGAACTCCAGCGGCTATGAGACCGTTGAGGCGTTGCAGCTGCTGGATGGGGTGGTCAGTGTCTATCTGCCGGACATGAAGTATGCCGATGATGCTCAGGCCATTGCCTTGTCCGGCGCACCAGGCTATACGGCCATCAACCGGTCTGCTGTGACAGAGATGCTACGCCAGGTGGGACAGCTACAGGTTGATGAAAACGGGATCGCGGTGCAGGGGCTGATCATTCGCCACCTGGTGCTGCCACAGGCCAGGGCTGGTTCAGCCGAGACCTTGCCCTGGATAGCCGGACAGCTGGGACCGGAAACCCATATCGCCTTGATGAGCCAGTATTTTCCTGCCTGGAAAGCCACCTGTACAGACGGGATTAATCGTGCCCTAAGCCACGATGAATATGATGCAGCAGTTGCGGCGCTTGAAGAGGCTGGCCTTGAAAACGGCTGGGTGCAGGAACTGGATCAGGAGCGGGAGCATATTTAG
- a CDS encoding dihydroorotase, which translates to MNLLIKGGRVIDPSQGIDDTLDVVVENGLVKEIGKGLAVPAAAETVDATGKYVVPGLIDMHVHLRDPGLEYKEDIISGTRAAVAGGFTSVCCMPNTKPAIDNKAIASYIINKAKTEGACNVFPVGTITQGMHGDRLAEMGELKESGCVAVSDDGKPVKNSELMRRALQYAAGIGIMVISHAEELELVGEGVMNEGFTSTELGLKGIPRVAEDIATAREIMLAEYVGAPIHIAHVSTKGAVRIIREAKARGVKVTCETAPHYFTLTDDAVRGYNTNAKMNPPLREADDVAAIKAGLKDGTIDCIATDHAPHHLDEKDVEFNEAMNGIVGLETSLPLSLKLVDEGLLTLAQLVEKMSCKPSELLGLGRGSLKAGSVADITVIDPAKQWTVTESALASKSKNSPWLGETMTGAAACTVVGGNVVFSGR; encoded by the coding sequence ATGAATCTTCTGATCAAAGGCGGCAGAGTGATTGATCCCAGCCAGGGGATTGATGATACCCTTGATGTTGTGGTGGAAAACGGTCTGGTTAAAGAGATCGGCAAAGGCCTAGCCGTACCAGCCGCTGCTGAGACCGTTGATGCCACGGGAAAGTACGTGGTTCCTGGCCTGATTGACATGCATGTGCATCTGCGCGACCCGGGTCTTGAGTATAAAGAAGATATCATCTCCGGCACCAGGGCGGCGGTAGCGGGCGGTTTTACCTCTGTCTGCTGCATGCCCAACACCAAGCCTGCCATTGATAACAAGGCGATTGCTTCCTACATCATTAATAAGGCCAAGACTGAAGGGGCATGCAATGTCTTTCCAGTTGGAACCATCACCCAGGGGATGCACGGTGACCGTCTGGCTGAGATGGGGGAGCTGAAAGAGTCCGGTTGCGTGGCGGTGTCTGATGATGGCAAGCCGGTCAAAAACTCTGAACTGATGCGGCGTGCCCTGCAGTATGCTGCCGGTATCGGCATTATGGTCATCTCCCATGCAGAAGAGCTGGAGCTGGTGGGTGAAGGGGTGATGAACGAGGGCTTTACCTCAACCGAGTTGGGTCTGAAGGGGATTCCCCGGGTGGCTGAGGATATTGCCACTGCCCGTGAAATCATGCTGGCTGAGTATGTCGGGGCACCGATCCATATTGCCCATGTCTCCACCAAAGGTGCCGTGCGGATTATCCGGGAGGCAAAGGCCCGTGGAGTCAAGGTAACCTGCGAGACTGCTCCCCACTACTTTACCCTGACTGATGATGCGGTACGGGGCTATAACACCAACGCCAAGATGAACCCGCCCTTGCGTGAGGCTGATGACGTGGCAGCCATCAAGGCCGGCCTGAAGGACGGCACCATCGATTGCATCGCAACTGACCATGCCCCCCATCATCTGGATGAAAAGGATGTTGAATTCAACGAGGCCATGAACGGTATTGTGGGGTTGGAAACCTCGTTGCCGCTCTCACTCAAACTGGTGGATGAAGGGCTGCTGACCCTTGCTCAGCTGGTTGAAAAAATGAGTTGCAAGCCATCAGAATTGTTGGGTCTTGGTCGTGGTTCACTTAAAGCGGGCAGCGTGGCTGACATTACCGTGATTGATCCGGCTAAGCAATGGACTGTGACGGAGTCGGCTCTGGCCAGCAAATCCAAGAACTCGCCCTGGCTGGGGGAAACCATGACCGGTGCAGCAGCATGTACTGTGGTTGGTGGTAACGTCGTATTTTCCGGTAGATAA
- the carA gene encoding glutamine-hydrolyzing carbamoyl-phosphate synthase small subunit — protein MKAILALADGRIFEGKSFGAGGEVTGEVVFNTAMTGYQEVLTDPSYKGQMVTMTYTQIGNTGINPEDIESRGLFLSGFIVREYLDFPSNFRSTMTLDAYLKEHGVVGIHGLDTRALTRHLRDKGAQNGIISTVDFDHASLVAKARAIPSMAGLDLASGVSCDKPYHWTEGAWKLGEGYPQVDPATLKYKVVAYDFGIKYNILRCLVDAGCDVTVVPATFPAEEAMAMNPDGIFLSNGPGDPEPLLAVQQEIRKFIGKKPIFGICLGHQLLGLALGGKTVKLPFGNHGSNLPVMDMSTRVVEITSQNHGFAVDLASLGDVACLGHENLNDQTVEGISHCTLPIFSVQHHPEASPGPHDSQYLFGRFVEMMVQHR, from the coding sequence ATGAAAGCAATCCTTGCGCTGGCTGACGGGCGCATCTTTGAAGGCAAATCATTTGGGGCCGGTGGTGAAGTGACCGGTGAAGTGGTCTTTAACACCGCCATGACCGGTTATCAGGAGGTGCTGACGGATCCCTCCTACAAGGGGCAGATGGTCACCATGACCTATACCCAGATCGGCAACACCGGCATCAACCCTGAGGATATCGAGAGCCGCGGCCTGTTCCTGTCAGGTTTTATTGTGCGGGAGTATCTGGACTTTCCTTCCAACTTCCGTTCCACCATGACTCTGGATGCCTATCTGAAAGAGCATGGTGTGGTTGGTATCCATGGTCTGGATACCCGGGCCCTGACCCGCCACCTGCGGGATAAGGGGGCGCAGAACGGGATCATCTCCACGGTGGATTTTGACCATGCCTCGCTGGTGGCCAAGGCCAGGGCCATACCCAGCATGGCTGGCCTTGATCTGGCCTCGGGTGTCTCCTGTGACAAGCCGTACCACTGGACTGAAGGTGCCTGGAAGTTGGGCGAAGGCTACCCCCAGGTTGATCCCGCTACCTTGAAATACAAGGTGGTAGCCTATGACTTTGGCATCAAATACAACATCCTGCGTTGCCTGGTGGATGCCGGTTGTGATGTGACCGTGGTTCCTGCAACCTTCCCGGCTGAAGAGGCGATGGCCATGAACCCTGACGGCATCTTCCTGAGTAACGGCCCTGGAGACCCAGAACCGCTGCTGGCCGTGCAGCAGGAGATTCGTAAATTCATCGGCAAAAAGCCGATCTTCGGTATCTGCCTGGGACATCAGCTATTGGGACTGGCCCTGGGAGGTAAGACCGTCAAGCTGCCGTTCGGCAACCATGGCTCAAACCTGCCGGTCATGGATATGTCCACCCGCGTTGTGGAGATAACCTCTCAGAACCATGGCTTTGCGGTCGATCTCGCATCGCTGGGTGATGTTGCCTGCTTGGGACATGAAAACCTGAATGATCAGACCGTGGAGGGGATCAGTCATTGTACGCTGCCGATCTTCTCGGTTCAGCATCACCCCGAGGCGTCACCCGGTCCCCATGATTCCCAGTATCTGTTTGGACGGTTTGTTGAAATGATGGTGCAGCATCGTTAG